One genomic region from Neisseria weaveri encodes:
- the ubiG gene encoding bifunctional 2-polyprenyl-6-hydroxyphenol methylase/3-demethylubiquinol 3-O-methyltransferase UbiG, which produces MMSEQNNLYNVDSSEIDKFSQLAHKWWDETGEFKPLHEINPLRLGYIDQWGKLAGKQVLDVGCGGGILSESMAKLGAEQVTGIDMAEKSLKIAKLHALDQGVENIAYRCIRVEDLAAEQPGSFDVVTCMEMMEHVPDPAAIVAACAKLVKPDGMVFFSTINRNPKSYLHAIIGAEYLLKLVPAGTHDWQKFITPAELARMCRQAGLDIVDTKGLDYNVLTKTYKLGNNVDVNYMVACRPSAV; this is translated from the coding sequence ATGATGAGTGAACAGAATAATCTGTATAATGTCGACAGCAGTGAAATCGATAAATTCAGCCAACTGGCGCATAAATGGTGGGATGAAACCGGCGAATTTAAGCCTTTGCACGAAATCAACCCGTTGCGTTTGGGCTATATCGACCAATGGGGTAAGTTGGCCGGAAAACAGGTGCTGGATGTCGGCTGCGGCGGCGGTATTCTTTCCGAAAGTATGGCGAAACTGGGTGCGGAACAGGTAACCGGTATCGATATGGCGGAAAAATCGTTGAAGATCGCCAAGCTGCATGCTCTGGATCAAGGTGTGGAAAACATTGCCTACCGTTGCATACGTGTGGAAGATTTGGCTGCGGAGCAGCCGGGCAGCTTTGATGTGGTTACCTGCATGGAAATGATGGAGCATGTGCCTGACCCTGCCGCTATTGTGGCGGCGTGTGCGAAGCTGGTGAAGCCCGACGGTATGGTGTTTTTTTCAACTATCAACCGCAATCCCAAGTCTTACCTGCATGCGATTATCGGGGCGGAATATTTGTTGAAACTGGTTCCCGCCGGTACGCACGACTGGCAGAAGTTCATCACGCCCGCCGAGTTGGCGCGGATGTGCCGCCAAGCAGGTTTGGATATTGTCGATACCAAAGGTTTGGATTACAACGTGCTGACCAAAACCTACAAGCTCGGCAACAATGTTGATGTGAATTATATGGTGGCATGCAGGCCGTCTGCCGTGTAA
- a CDS encoding aromatic amino acid transporter, whose translation MSSKNPTLLGGAMIIAGTVVGAGMFANPTATSGIWFTGSLLVLLYTWFSMLSSGLMLLEVNTHYPHGASFDTMVKDLLGQGWNVVNGVAVAFVLYLLTYAYIFVGGDLTAQGLGKLAGSEIGLPVGQLVFFAVLALCVWASTWLVDRLTTLLIGGMVIAFFWATGGLIGSVQLPVLFDTQAPAGTQYGIYLAAALPVCLASFGFHGNVSSLLKYFHGDAKKVARSLWFGTLIALVIYVLWQLAIQGNLPRNEFAPVIEAGGQVSVLIQTLSQFVPTGNMEWILSFFAYLAIATSFLGVTLGLFDYLADLFKWDDSAAGRTKTATLTFLPPLVCCLLFPTGFVTVIGYVGLAATVWTALIPAMLLYKSRRKFPQNQSYRVYAGMGLIVWVFAFGVINIAAQVLSQLEIVPVFKG comes from the coding sequence ATGTCTTCTAAAAACCCAACGCTGCTCGGCGGTGCGATGATTATTGCCGGAACAGTGGTCGGTGCCGGTATGTTTGCCAACCCTACGGCGACTTCCGGGATTTGGTTTACCGGTTCTTTGCTGGTTTTGCTGTATACCTGGTTTTCCATGCTTTCCAGCGGCTTGATGTTGTTGGAAGTGAACACGCATTATCCGCACGGTGCGAGCTTCGATACGATGGTTAAAGACCTGCTCGGGCAGGGTTGGAACGTTGTAAACGGCGTGGCAGTGGCGTTTGTTTTGTACCTGCTGACTTATGCCTATATTTTTGTCGGCGGCGATTTGACTGCGCAAGGTTTGGGTAAATTGGCCGGTAGCGAAATCGGTTTGCCGGTTGGGCAGCTGGTGTTTTTTGCCGTATTGGCATTGTGCGTATGGGCGTCGACTTGGCTGGTGGACAGGCTGACAACCCTGTTGATCGGCGGCATGGTGATTGCCTTTTTCTGGGCAACGGGCGGCCTGATCGGCAGCGTGCAGTTGCCGGTTTTGTTTGATACCCAAGCGCCGGCAGGCACGCAATACGGGATCTACCTTGCCGCCGCTTTGCCGGTTTGTCTGGCTTCGTTCGGTTTTCACGGCAACGTATCCAGCCTGCTGAAGTATTTTCACGGCGATGCCAAGAAAGTGGCGCGTTCTTTGTGGTTCGGCACCTTGATTGCTTTGGTGATTTATGTGTTGTGGCAATTGGCGATTCAGGGCAATCTGCCGCGCAATGAATTTGCACCGGTGATTGAAGCGGGCGGACAGGTTTCCGTGTTGATTCAAACCCTGTCCCAATTTGTGCCGACCGGCAATATGGAGTGGATTTTGTCGTTTTTTGCCTATTTGGCGATTGCCACTTCGTTTTTGGGGGTAACGCTGGGTTTGTTCGACTATTTGGCAGACTTGTTCAAATGGGACGATTCGGCCGCCGGCCGCACCAAAACCGCCACTTTAACCTTCTTGCCGCCGCTGGTGTGCTGCTTGCTGTTCCCGACCGGTTTCGTTACCGTAATCGGTTATGTCGGCTTGGCTGCGACTGTGTGGACGGCATTGATTCCGGCGATGTTGCTGTATAAATCGCGCAGGAAATTTCCGCAAAATCAAAGTTACCGCGTGTATGCCGGCATGGGTTTGATTGTGTGGGTATTTGCATTCGGCGTGATCAATATTGCCGCACAAGTATTAAGCCAATTGGAAATTGTGCCGGTATTCAAAGGCTGA
- the dinG gene encoding ATP-dependent DNA helicase DinG, with protein sequence MLTDLEKNAIRDHYQNIGKNLPNFRPRAAQREMIAAIANAFSRTQTRAEGEEAPKREGESIVVIEGPTGVGKSLAYLLAGGIMAQTRGKRLIVSSATVALQEQLVDRDLPFLVEQSGLELTFALAKGRGRYLCPYKLYQLTQSNAQQNLLGFEAPAVLWDSKPKPEELKLLRDITDEFAARRFNGDRDTWPEKIDDTVWMKVNNDNYGCLKAACPNRPECPFYLARDTLETVDVVVANHDLLMVDISMGGGVILPAPENSFYCIDEAHHLPKKALSQFAAEHSWNQAVWALEKLPAVIAKIATLTDKAELANLADEAAAALLESLHEWQFHLSEEPELRPSENNESVWLWQDGKIPEALELAVSNTAIAARSLYKHVNSLNDALSAARRDKDQNSAQIDRLSTEFGVFRARIEQITATWDLLSTVSAEGEEPLAKWITRRLDDKNDYFFHASPISSASYLANNLWRRAAGAVLTSATLQSLGSFNLILRQTGLQWLPETTTLALQSPFDFNAQGELYIPPVHASPKDPAAHTAAIVEWLPKLISPAEAIGTLVLFSSRKQMQDVALRLPEDYLPLLLVQGELPKAVLLQKHYQAISDGRASIIFGLDSFAEGLDLPGEACVQVIIAKLPFSMPDNPIEKTQNRWIEQRGGNPFIEITVPEASIKLVQAVGRLIRTEQDYGRVTILDNRVKTQNYGRQMLACLPPFKRIG encoded by the coding sequence ATGCTCACCGATTTAGAAAAAAACGCCATCCGCGACCATTACCAAAACATCGGCAAAAACCTGCCCAACTTCCGCCCGCGTGCCGCGCAGCGGGAGATGATTGCGGCCATTGCCAACGCCTTTTCGCGCACGCAAACCCGTGCCGAAGGCGAAGAAGCGCCCAAACGCGAAGGCGAGAGCATAGTTGTGATCGAAGGGCCGACCGGCGTGGGCAAAAGTTTGGCTTACCTTCTGGCAGGCGGCATCATGGCGCAAACGCGCGGCAAGCGGCTGATTGTGAGCAGCGCCACCGTTGCCCTGCAAGAGCAGTTGGTTGACCGCGATTTGCCGTTTTTGGTGGAACAAAGCGGCTTGGAATTAACCTTCGCGCTTGCCAAAGGGCGCGGACGCTATCTCTGCCCCTACAAACTCTACCAGCTCACCCAAAGCAACGCCCAGCAAAACCTGCTCGGCTTCGAAGCCCCCGCCGTGCTGTGGGACAGCAAACCCAAGCCCGAAGAATTGAAGCTGCTGCGCGACATCACCGACGAATTCGCCGCCCGCCGCTTCAACGGCGACCGCGACACTTGGCCGGAAAAAATCGACGACACCGTTTGGATGAAGGTAAACAACGACAACTACGGCTGCCTCAAAGCCGCCTGCCCCAACCGCCCCGAATGCCCGTTTTATCTCGCCCGCGACACGCTGGAAACCGTTGATGTCGTTGTGGCCAACCACGACTTGCTGATGGTCGACATCAGCATGGGCGGCGGCGTGATTTTGCCCGCCCCCGAAAACAGCTTCTACTGCATCGACGAAGCGCACCACCTGCCCAAAAAAGCCCTGAGCCAGTTTGCCGCCGAGCATTCGTGGAACCAAGCGGTGTGGGCGTTGGAAAAACTGCCTGCCGTTATCGCCAAAATCGCTACCTTAACCGACAAAGCAGAGCTGGCGAACCTTGCCGACGAAGCCGCCGCCGCGCTGCTCGAAAGCCTGCACGAATGGCAGTTCCACTTATCCGAAGAGCCTGAATTGAGGCCGTCTGAAAACAACGAATCCGTGTGGCTGTGGCAAGACGGCAAAATCCCCGAAGCGCTCGAATTGGCCGTGTCCAACACCGCCATCGCCGCCCGCAGCCTGTATAAACATGTCAACAGCTTGAACGATGCCCTGTCTGCCGCCCGCCGCGACAAAGACCAAAACAGCGCCCAAATCGACCGCCTGAGCACCGAATTCGGCGTATTCCGCGCCCGCATCGAACAAATCACCGCCACATGGGATTTGCTTTCCACCGTGTCCGCCGAAGGCGAAGAACCGCTGGCCAAATGGATAACCCGCCGCCTCGACGACAAAAACGACTACTTTTTCCACGCCAGCCCCATCAGCAGCGCATCGTATCTGGCCAACAACCTGTGGCGGCGCGCCGCCGGTGCCGTGCTCACTTCCGCCACCCTGCAATCGCTCGGCAGCTTCAACCTGATTCTGCGCCAAACCGGCCTGCAATGGCTGCCCGAAACCACCACGCTCGCCCTGCAAAGCCCGTTTGATTTCAACGCGCAGGGCGAATTGTATATCCCGCCCGTACACGCCAGCCCCAAAGACCCCGCCGCGCACACCGCCGCCATCGTCGAATGGCTGCCCAAGCTGATTTCGCCCGCCGAAGCCATCGGCACGCTGGTGCTGTTTTCCTCGCGCAAACAAATGCAGGATGTCGCCCTGCGCCTGCCCGAAGACTACCTGCCGCTTTTGCTCGTGCAAGGCGAATTGCCCAAAGCCGTGCTGCTGCAAAAACACTACCAAGCCATTTCAGACGGCCGCGCCAGCATCATTTTCGGTTTGGACAGCTTCGCCGAAGGTCTCGACCTGCCCGGTGAAGCCTGCGTACAGGTCATCATCGCCAAACTGCCGTTTTCCATGCCCGACAACCCCATTGAAAAAACCCAAAACCGCTGGATCGAACAGCGCGGCGGCAATCCGTTTATCGAAATCACCGTGCCCGAAGCCAGCATCAAACTCGTGCAGGCCGTCGGGCGGCTGATCCGCACCGAGCAGGACTACGGCCGTGTAACCATACTCGACAACCGCGTCAAAACCCAAAACTACGGCCGCCAAATGCTCGCCTGCCTGCCGCCGTTTAAGCGGATTGGTTAA
- the sstT gene encoding serine/threonine transporter SstT produces the protein MASGNPVVDAVNRVSLVKQIFIGLILGILIAWISPAAGLAAGLLGTLFVGALKAVAPVLVFILVMSAVAQHQKGSEAHIKPIIVLYAIGTFSAALAAVVFSFAFPTEIVLVNADDVGTTPPSGITQVMKTLLMNLVANPVNAIANANYIGILAWGLILGFALRQASDNTRAIVADLAAAVSQVVKWVIRFAPLGIFGLVASTIAETGFGALIGYGRLLLVLVGCMLFIALVVNPLIVWWKIRRNPYPLVFTCLRESGITAFFTRSSAANIPVNMALAKKLNLHEDTYSISIPLGATINMGGAAITITILAMAAAYTQGIQVDFATAILLSLIATLSAAGASGVAGGSLLLIPLACSLFGISNDIAMQVVAVGFIIGVVQDSAETALNSSTDVLFTAAADYGRQRKEGQL, from the coding sequence ATGGCAAGTGGAAACCCTGTCGTTGATGCGGTCAACCGCGTCAGCTTGGTAAAACAAATTTTTATCGGTTTGATTTTAGGTATTTTGATTGCATGGATCTCGCCGGCCGCAGGCTTGGCCGCCGGTTTGCTCGGCACGCTGTTTGTCGGCGCGTTAAAGGCGGTTGCACCGGTATTGGTGTTTATTTTGGTGATGTCGGCGGTTGCACAACACCAAAAAGGCAGTGAGGCGCACATCAAGCCGATTATCGTGCTCTATGCAATCGGCACATTCTCCGCCGCGCTGGCCGCTGTGGTTTTCAGCTTTGCTTTTCCGACCGAAATCGTGTTGGTGAATGCCGATGATGTCGGCACGACGCCGCCTTCCGGCATTACCCAAGTGATGAAAACCCTGCTGATGAATCTGGTTGCCAACCCGGTGAACGCAATTGCCAATGCCAACTACATCGGCATTTTGGCTTGGGGTCTGATTCTGGGCTTCGCCCTGCGCCAAGCGTCTGACAATACCCGAGCCATCGTTGCCGATTTGGCCGCGGCCGTTTCGCAAGTAGTGAAATGGGTAATCCGTTTCGCGCCGCTGGGTATTTTCGGTTTGGTCGCGTCAACCATCGCCGAAACCGGCTTCGGCGCATTAATCGGCTACGGCAGACTGCTTTTGGTATTGGTGGGCTGTATGCTGTTTATCGCTTTGGTAGTGAATCCGCTGATCGTATGGTGGAAAATCCGCCGCAATCCTTATCCTTTGGTGTTTACCTGCCTGCGCGAAAGCGGCATTACCGCATTCTTCACCCGCAGCTCCGCCGCCAATATCCCTGTGAACATGGCTTTGGCGAAAAAACTGAACCTGCATGAAGACACCTACTCCATCTCGATTCCGCTGGGCGCAACCATCAACATGGGCGGCGCAGCCATCACCATCACCATTCTGGCAATGGCAGCCGCCTATACGCAAGGCATTCAGGTTGATTTTGCCACCGCCATTCTGCTGAGCCTGATCGCCACCTTGAGCGCGGCCGGCGCTTCCGGCGTGGCAGGCGGCTCTCTGCTGCTGATTCCCCTTGCTTGCAGCCTGTTCGGCATTTCCAACGATATCGCCATGCAGGTAGTGGCCGTCGGCTTTATCATCGGCGTGGTTCAGGATTCCGCCGAAACCGCTTTAAACTCCTCTACCGACGTGCTGTTTACCGCAGCCGCCGATTACGGCCGCCAACGCAAAGAAGGCCAACTGTAA
- a CDS encoding UvrD-helicase domain-containing protein: MFPEQSAPSLLQGLNSEQLSAVTWPPQSALVLAGAGSGKTRVLTTRIAWLLQSGQASVHSIMAVTFTNKAAKEMQTRLSAMLPVNVRAMWLGTFHGLCHRFLRLHHKNAGLPSAFQILDSADQLALIKRLLKQLNIAEEIIAPRTLQGFINAQKESGLRASSLQAPDPHTQRMIECYAEYDKACNREGVVDFAELMLRSYEILQANEILRRHYQNRFNHILVDEFQDTNKLQYAWLKLIAGEHAAVFAVGDDDQSIYRFRGAHVGNMTALMHEFHIDAPIKLEQNYRSDGNILTAANAVIENNAERLGKNLRTDAAAGDKIRFYSAPIDSDEAQFIVDEAKSLQREGRTLDQMAVLYRSNAQSRIIEQALFRAGIPYKIYGGLRFYERQEIKHALAYLRLSVNPDDDNALLRVINMPPRGIGTRTIENIQAAAAEQGISLWQAACGMGAKATKVAAFVRLIENLQAQAPNVSLQEMMLGITRDSGLVEYYQTQKGDHQDRLDNLDELVNAAVAFRPSESNFEILPENAAENPLFPILAFLSNAALESGENQAGEGEEALQMMTVHAAKGLEFDTVFLTGMEEGLFPSEYSLAERGGLEEERRLMYVAITRAKKRLYISMSQQRLLHGQTHFGIVSRFVEEIPEEVLHRLSPPPKRFNSFTDVPKTKNRTAVEHYDLPQEYAGFRIGQNVRHAKFGTGVIIDAVNKGESARLTVNFGKEGIKELDTKFAKLEAV; this comes from the coding sequence ATGTTTCCCGAGCAATCCGCCCCTTCCTTGCTGCAAGGCTTAAACTCCGAACAACTTTCCGCCGTAACTTGGCCGCCGCAATCCGCCCTCGTGCTTGCCGGAGCGGGCAGCGGCAAAACCCGCGTACTCACCACCCGCATCGCATGGCTGCTGCAAAGCGGCCAAGCAAGCGTGCACAGCATTATGGCCGTTACCTTTACCAACAAAGCCGCCAAAGAAATGCAAACCCGCTTAAGCGCAATGCTGCCCGTTAACGTGCGCGCCATGTGGCTCGGCACCTTTCACGGCCTCTGCCACCGCTTCCTGCGCCTGCACCACAAAAACGCAGGGCTGCCTTCTGCCTTTCAGATTCTCGACAGCGCCGACCAGCTCGCCTTAATCAAACGCCTGCTCAAACAGCTCAACATCGCCGAAGAAATCATCGCCCCGCGCACCTTGCAAGGCTTTATCAACGCCCAAAAAGAAAGCGGCCTGCGCGCCTCATCCCTGCAAGCCCCCGATCCGCACACACAGCGCATGATCGAGTGTTATGCCGAATACGACAAAGCGTGCAACCGCGAAGGCGTGGTCGATTTTGCCGAACTGATGCTGCGAAGTTACGAAATCCTGCAAGCCAACGAAATCCTGCGCCGCCATTACCAAAACCGCTTCAACCACATTTTGGTAGACGAATTCCAAGACACCAACAAACTGCAATACGCATGGCTGAAGCTCATCGCCGGCGAACACGCCGCCGTATTTGCCGTGGGCGACGACGACCAATCCATCTACCGCTTCCGCGGCGCACACGTCGGCAACATGACCGCCCTCATGCACGAGTTTCACATCGACGCACCCATCAAACTCGAGCAGAACTACCGTTCAGACGGCAACATCCTCACCGCCGCCAACGCCGTGATAGAAAACAACGCCGAACGCCTCGGCAAAAACCTGCGCACCGATGCCGCCGCCGGCGACAAAATCCGCTTTTACTCCGCCCCCATCGATTCCGACGAAGCCCAATTCATCGTAGACGAAGCCAAATCCCTGCAACGCGAAGGCCGCACACTCGACCAAATGGCCGTGCTCTACCGCAGCAACGCCCAATCGCGCATCATCGAACAAGCCCTGTTCCGCGCCGGCATCCCCTACAAAATCTACGGCGGCCTGCGCTTCTACGAACGGCAGGAAATCAAACACGCACTCGCCTACCTGCGCCTCTCCGTCAACCCCGACGACGACAACGCCCTTTTGCGCGTTATCAACATGCCCCCGCGCGGCATCGGCACCCGCACCATCGAAAACATCCAAGCCGCAGCCGCCGAACAAGGCATCTCCCTATGGCAGGCCGCCTGCGGCATGGGCGCAAAAGCCACCAAAGTCGCCGCCTTCGTTCGCCTGATAGAAAACCTCCAAGCCCAAGCCCCCAACGTATCCCTGCAAGAAATGATGCTCGGCATCACCCGCGACAGCGGCCTCGTCGAATACTACCAAACCCAAAAAGGCGACCATCAAGACCGCCTCGACAACCTCGACGAACTCGTCAACGCCGCCGTCGCCTTCAGGCCGTCTGAAAGCAACTTCGAAATCCTCCCCGAAAACGCCGCCGAAAACCCGCTCTTCCCCATCCTCGCCTTCTTAAGCAACGCCGCCCTCGAATCCGGCGAAAACCAAGCCGGCGAAGGCGAAGAAGCCCTGCAAATGATGACCGTACACGCCGCCAAAGGGCTGGAGTTCGACACCGTATTCCTCACCGGCATGGAAGAAGGCCTCTTCCCCAGCGAATACAGCCTCGCCGAACGCGGCGGCCTCGAAGAAGAACGCCGCCTCATGTACGTTGCCATCACCCGCGCCAAAAAACGCCTCTACATCAGCATGTCCCAACAACGCCTGCTGCACGGCCAAACCCACTTCGGCATCGTCTCCCGCTTCGTCGAAGAAATCCCCGAAGAAGTGCTGCACCGCCTCTCGCCCCCGCCCAAACGCTTCAACAGCTTTACCGACGTGCCCAAAACCAAAAACCGCACAGCCGTCGAACACTACGACCTGCCGCAAGAATACGCAGGCTTCCGCATCGGCCAAAACGTGCGCCACGCCAAATTCGGCACCGGAGTCATCATCGATGCCGTCAACAAAGGCGAATCCGCACGGCTTACCGTGAATTTCGGGAAAGAAGGGATTAAAGAACTGGATACCAAGTTTGCCAAGCTCGAGGCCGTCTGA
- a CDS encoding pentapeptide repeat-containing protein: MEEKLTPEEIQKILEEHKRWLDSGRKEGKRANLEGAILKGAILKGAILKGAILKGAILEGAILEGAILEGAILIGADLRRADLRRAVLRGVDLWGALLWGALLWGADLRGADLRGADLRGADLRGADLRGADLRGAFLEGALLEGALLEGSIGINRNIDKAVELKQNVQEYEQQIQKLKNELEIAKESVGNNESVGNNEEQIEELNNKLKAVESSKQQTEEKLQKLKEQNEQLKTELSGRINDAKKSLEGALKNTDDKIRSNFFWARCLGIIGILIFIIVVSVLIAIPIYIWCKKTLPVPAPENSWHMIFYTFPVVAIILIATTLLRHQKVLLSEVRSFSMMKHQIELYSGLLEASQHAAASMGDTQKANEYVQETFTQIRNRLLSEQIRQDHHHQPLDSKEEDVGSDKIINLLDKITNLANKKPS, from the coding sequence ATGGAAGAGAAATTAACACCGGAAGAAATACAGAAAATTCTTGAAGAACACAAGCGATGGCTTGATAGTGGAAGAAAAGAGGGAAAGCGTGCAAACCTTGAAGGAGCAATCCTTAAAGGAGCAATCCTTAAAGGAGCAATCCTTAAAGGAGCAATCCTTAAAGGAGCAATCCTTGAAGGAGCAATCCTTGAAGGAGCAATCCTTGAAGGAGCAATCCTTATAGGGGCAGACCTTAGAAGAGCAGACCTTAGAAGAGCAGTCCTTAGAGGAGTAGACCTTTGGGGAGCACTCCTTTGGGGAGCACTCCTTTGGGGAGCAGACCTTAGAGGAGCAGACCTTAGAGGAGCAGACCTTAGAGGAGCAGACCTTAGAGGAGCAGACCTTAGAGGAGCAGACCTTAGAGGAGCATTCCTTGAAGGAGCACTCCTTGAAGGAGCACTCCTTGAAGGATCAATAGGTATAAATAGAAATATCGATAAAGCTGTCGAGTTAAAACAAAATGTACAGGAGTATGAGCAACAAATTCAAAAGTTAAAAAATGAGTTGGAAATAGCAAAAGAATCGGTTGGTAATAATGAATCTGTTGGTAATAATGAAGAGCAAATAGAGGAATTAAATAACAAACTAAAAGCAGTGGAATCAAGCAAACAGCAAACCGAAGAGAAATTACAGAAGTTAAAAGAACAAAATGAACAATTAAAAACGGAATTGAGTGGCCGAATTAACGATGCCAAAAAATCGTTGGAGGGAGCATTAAAAAATACAGATGATAAAATTCGAAGTAACTTTTTTTGGGCTAGATGTCTTGGAATTATCGGGATCTTGATTTTCATTATTGTTGTTTCGGTTTTGATTGCGATTCCAATTTATATATGGTGCAAAAAAACGCTTCCTGTTCCTGCTCCTGAAAATAGTTGGCATATGATTTTCTATACTTTTCCTGTAGTTGCTATCATTCTGATTGCTACTACTTTATTGCGCCATCAAAAAGTCTTGCTTAGTGAGGTCCGCTCTTTTTCTATGATGAAGCACCAAATTGAACTATATAGCGGCTTACTTGAAGCCTCACAACACGCAGCTGCAAGTATGGGTGATACTCAAAAAGCCAATGAATATGTGCAGGAAACCTTTACCCAAATCCGCAACCGCTTGCTGTCGGAGCAGATACGGCAAGATCATCATCATCAGCCGTTAGATAGTAAGGAAGAAGACGTGGGTTCGGATAAGATCATCAATCTGTTGGATAAAATTACCAATTTGGCCAATAAAAAGCCGTCTTAA